The Ischnura elegans chromosome 9, ioIscEleg1.1, whole genome shotgun sequence genome includes the window TCTTCCAACTAGCTTGCTTTCACTTGCTTTGACCAGCTTTGACAACCTCCCGCAACACTACGACACTACCGTTGCGTGGTTGCGTGATACCACCAGAGAGCAGCACCAGTTGAACGGATAAAGTGAGATAGAGCGATTTCGGCTGTGCGCACGTCAGCCACCACATGTGACGTTCATCATGGGATAACATGGTGGCTGTGGGTTGAAGAACTTCAACACACGCAGAATTCAATGTACACTATACAATCCACATTATATAGTACTAACGAGAAATGCTATATAGgaataaatcatcattttttaaatgaaatatacggtattttttttacagcttttgaTGAAATCTATCTTTACTTTCCTTGTTTCCAATGTGGGCCATGTCGAGTTACAAGTGATCGTACTAGTCACGTGTCTCACGTTGGGTAGTGACCGCTTAGACATCACATTCATACCCCAAGCACACTCAGATAACTGTTGGGTTCATTGGAATTGTGACAAATTAGAAAGGATGTAATTTTATGTAATGGCCGCAGATAATGCAATTAATGTAATATTGCATTTAGGTGTAAATAATACATCTTCATGTCGATGGCATAGTTACATTATTAGCGATGAATACGAAAATATAAACTACTCAAAATATACACTCTGCACGtaggaaacaaaaataatatttatttgtgaatttCCAACGGGTAACTACATTGTGAAACATTCTAACACTCATTGCTAAAGAGTCTCATTAAGTGCTCTTGTTATTACAATTATGCCATACAtcttcttccatgcatacatatccCAGTCATCAAAACAATTATGGCTACAGGGTGGCCGAATTGTGGTTTTCCTGTGGCTACTATGGTTAACCAagcttgccatattatggccCGACTGTGGGTGTCATCTGACAAGCCATAGTCTGCCTTGCCAAATACTTTAGTAGCTACGGCCACACTATGGAAAGCCACAGGTGATAAGTTTggttacggttgctattgatgcAAGTTTGTTGATGAATTATCAGAATGAGAGttggttgattttattgatataaagaaagtgagCTAAGGGAAgaagaatttaaagagaaaaggCTTCCACATCATTTATTGATTTCATCAATTTCGGCGTCTTTCCGTGAGCTTATTGCGATGTTGAAATGTGGGGAAGATTATATAGGCCATCGTGAGTGTTTTAATGGCTAAACATATGATTTTACATGACAGATTGGCCTAGCTAAAATATCGGGAGGTGGAcgtttacatctacataacacgTTCTTGTCTCAAGCCAAGGCAATATTGTGCTAGCCTATCAGCAATGTTTTTTTGTGATTAACCTAGAAGATAAtcaatgattataataatatttatggtcTATTTACTGCAATAGTAAAGTACTTACAAAAATACTTTTACTAAGTACTTTTCTTTGCATTTATCTTTCTGATACTCCGCATCGCAAAGTCCTACCTGAGGGTACGCGGTGCCAACCAGAGGGCATTTTACCCCACAGATATACACACAGAAGTAGAAGTATATATCTGTGTTTTACCCTATGTATTGTTTAAATTgttggtaaataaattttttaaatgttttattaaaatttatggttcacatctaattttccaaaactcattatttttgcattgaatggTGACCTTGATAGACAAAGCCAGGATTGAAGGAGGTATTATATTAATAGTACGAAGGAATTATGATATTAGTATTATAATTTGGGGTCGACTGAGTACAATTTatagtaattatatattttttcaggtaTATCACTCAAAAGCCTTGCAGTTGAATCGGTAACACATccgttttttgttattttttcttcattcatatACCCATTACCTgcaataatacataaaatataaaaacaccatgcTCCAACCGAACCTAAACCCACCTTGGCAAAATCAGGTAATTGCCATTTTTGTCCTTTCTTCGTGCGGGCGAAGGATCGCTAAGCGCGCGCAAGATTTCACAACAAAAATTAGTCCCGACTTGTGGTACGTAGGAACGGTAGGAACCGTGGTAATGAGTTTATTTGATATCTGATTTTGAAAAGaattgtatcattttatttttaaaaaattacaaacatgAGTATCCACATCACCACTTCATATTGAAATTTGCTTCCGTTTTTGGTTAATTTGCTGGCTTTACTAccaaaaaagttatcattttcGGATTTTTGCTGACAATTTCTGGGAATTTTTGAGATCGTGAAAAAGAAAATCGCAAAATACGCGTGTCAACATATTGCCGTAGTATCGTCTGCTTATGATATGGGCCAGTGGAGATAACCAGCTTGGAAATCTCCCTTAATTACAACTATCCGCTCagccaatgccttcttaagcttacaAGTTAGCTTAAGCGAATAGCAAGTTATGTTGGTACAAAAATGTCATAATTATCTTGATTTGAACTCTAAAATTGCTTATCATAGTACATTCAAGGAATGAAATAACCTCATTCATTATACGTCGTTAGTTCACTCTTAGTTAGCCAGTCTCGGCTTGGTATCTCCAGTTTTAATTGTCGATGAATGGAATTACATTTTTGTTCCACTAGTCTTGAAATGAATCAAAACTTTCAATTGTTCGAGACCACTTATCCCATAAAATTCTTTCGACCAAGACGATTAGCACCTCCCTCGGTGACAGTGAAAAGCATGTGAAAAGATTGATGCAGTATAATCTCAGTAATTCTTCTAAAGGCCCGCACTTCGTAGGAGTTTCTCGATCCCTTCCTCCTCTGCTACGAACTCGTTATGCAAGTTAAGACTAGCTAAAGTACTCTCTAAGGGATTGTTTCCGGCATAGTATCACCAAAATTACACTCACGTTttgaaaattagtaaattttgCATTACGTCAACAATACGAACGATAAACAAAATTGTTAGCAGgttaattttcagttttaataaaaaattccaattgtAACCAATTATAGAAGCAAGTATACCTATCGCTGAATAAttcttatgcattaaaaattaaatcaagaatatttcgAATCTATCGTGTGAATATTACTTCATGTACGCGCATTACCTGAATTTAATGCCATAGACACATACCGATTAATTTGTGCAGTTTaagatatatataatatttaatacctGGACACCTTAATTTGTGGAGATCAACCGCCCACAAAGGTGGGACAAACATTCAGAGCTCCTCATGATTTCCGGTCGTCAGTGTGCCCACACATTTCTGATCCCCATGCAAGTGGTGCAGCACTTTAGAGACCATTTCTGTCACtgccactggaacagcagaattGAACTTACCTGATGAATTCTGTCCACTATATTGACAGTGAGTTTCCCTGTTACAAAAACTCATCTTTCTAGTACCCACAATCACATGTTAATATCCTGCCACAGAATACTCTTGCTTCTATAACCTCGCTAGAAAATAATCCAACAGGCTGCATATTAGTTTTAAATTGGTTCCAATTCAATCTTTTCaaatagtaaatgaaattttgtctggtaacatgaatttcatttttcaaaggtcTTTCTTGCAGTACAGGAATGCTAGGAAATAAGTGAAAGAGAGCTTGCCAGTTTAACCTAAAAACTGTATTCACTCCACTACACTACGTGTTAAGATTCTTTAACATCATTTTTCAAGTCCGTTGACGCTCTTTCAGTAATTACCATTTATGCCAATGGCATTTGGAACGGGGTGCTATGACTATGGCATGAGGAGAGTAGTAGTGTTTGGACTACTGTAGTGCAATCCGATTACTCCAGTAGTTAATACAAGGAATGGGGATTTTTTCGATTCAGCTTCCAGGCAGGCAGTTAGTCTTTTCGAGCAGCCGGTTCTGGCTACTAGGGGGGTCTCCAAAATCCTGACATAGAACATTTGAGGTTGCCACGAGGGAAAGGGTTACAAATGATACCACAGGCATGCATCTACATCTAATCACTACCCCTTAACCCAGCTTGAAAGTCTATGGCCACCAACTGTTAGATATAAAAAAGAAGTGCATGTACGAAGTTCCGAccaaaattttactaaattccttTATTATATGGGGGGAAAAACTTCTTATACATATCggtaaaaaaaagtttccctCTTGATTTAcagtttctgtcagacctggaaatatagttgggtTCTAGCATGATATTATCAGTGTCACTCTATTTTCAAATGCTGAAGCAACATAAGCCAACCGTGCAACAACctagtctctagtggctcccagccaaATTTGTTTAGCACCTGTGTAACATACGGGAgttctgtacacccgtagcagttttagacgaatcatgcaatattattttgtattttattaagttcatggattaagCCTCTCTGCACTGGGATCCAAATATTCACTGGACATTCAATGTGGCAAGATGAGTGCgcaatagcacctctctttcttTTTCACTCGAAAATGTACCTGCAACACACTTGGCAAATCCCAGCTTCTTCAAAGCTCTGCGACAAATAATTCTTTTGTGTGTTCCTCACGATAGGTTAAACGTTATtgttactcccagatacttcattTCATCCATCGCCTTCACACCATCCACAACATATACATGGGAATAGACCTACACAAAAAATGTTCCGCCTtgtatttgctcagattaagctCCAGTCCCCACTCTTAGCTCAGCACATGGATGTTATTTAAATCTGATGATGGTATTTCAAAGTCAAGTTATCACTAATTTTGTGATAGAAGACAGTATTGTCAGCAGAATTTAAGCAGCCCAACTGATGACGTGTGCTATAGAATTTATGCAATGCAGGTCCTCAGAAAATTTAGAGCAAATACTAAAGGCATGgccaatattattttttgcatgtatGCTGAGCTAAGAGTACCGAAGGAAGCAAGGCAAAGGGAGCTAAGCTATCAATATTGGATATAATACCAATATTCTACCAGAATCCTATTAATTGATCGAACTAACCACTAATTTTCAATTGAGCCACTGACTTCACAGTTaacagaggtttgcgttgttctTTAATTTAAGAagtacatataaataatttttaatgaaaaaagttagGAGTAGATCTACATTCCTCATACTGAAACTACAAGTTATGGAGAGAAAAATTATGGGAATACCAAGCCTTTAAAGTTGAACGTGATTTTTCTTGCAAAAAAGGGGTACTTTTTCAATTCAGTGCAAATAATACTATACTGCAGAGGATTTTTTCAAATATGATCTAATGTAGCAATAAACAGTCTCCACTATGtttttcattgcataaatatGGTTGCTTCGTTTGAACAATAGAAATCTCTATCTCAAGggttttgcttatttttatagACAGTTCGCTATCACGCTCCCCACTTTTCTCAAACTTAAAAAAGGGGTGGCCTATTGAACAGTACTTGTTGAAAACATCTCTTGAAGCtacattttctatttattttaatggtatGCCTTTGTTTTATTGTTCCAGAATAGCTCATGGTTCGGTTTCATATTTCTTATTAGATTTGCAGCTAAATCTGCTGTACAGATGGTCCAGTTTCTTGGGAACTTTTCTTGCTGGTGAGAAGGGCTTTGGCTTGGCACTTTTTGCAGAAAACATTGTAAATCCAATCAATACCAGTTTTGACAAATttccagatgaattttttttgctccAGTCTGAACACAGGTGACAGTTTGgtagcatatttttcaatgtaagcATATCGGGACTAgacacagtgataactttacagagtcacccgcaatgcacaaatagcgcaaaaaatccacagagagaaaatcaaccttgaccgggattcgaaccctgatcacCCACTTTacgatcgagtgctttagccagttgagctaccgaggcATCACTCTCTCCTGTGGAATTTCGAGGACTATACCAGACAaagtggtatggactgctgagcattcgatcccacaagcagtccaaatcgtgggCAAaccaccacagccggagagcaaagccgaACAtttgaacacaaagaggtgttcgctctaaactgggtttgaatcccagtcaaggcaaatgattttttctccttgGATTTTCCGCACAAGCCGGAGAGCAAAGCTTGCGGTAATctggggatccaggttcgaatcctggtctaggcatttttttctctgtggattttttcacAATTTGACAATGTAAGTAAATACGTGATTTTCTGCATTCCACCTGGCAAAAACTGCACTTTGTGATACGACTTTTGCTTGAAACCTATGTACTATCCTCTATATTGCTAGAACATCAAGAGATTGCCCTGAAACATATCACAGGCACAATGGCGGACATCTGCAATGGCGGACATCCACAATGGAAATTGCAGAAAGTGTAGCACACATCAATCTTGCTTTAGCAATCATAGGCTCTCTAgaattatgcatttaaaaataggATATTTATTAAAAGAAGTCGCAGCACAAGTACATTTGGTTCAAAGATGCCACCTTGTTCATAAACATTAAGGGTAAATGCGGTATCAGGGCTGTGGATTTACATCCTGAATGCGATGGCTTCAAAACAAGCTGGAGGGAGTGTTAAGCAAAGTCAAAAGTCGTCAAAAGTTGTAAATAGCCATAAACTTTAAATGtagaataaaaactaaaattacgcataaaatcacaaaaatttatgtaaacagAAATGAAGTAGCCCTATCAGATGAGACATGTCAGAGTTCAGACAAGCATAGCTTTGGCAAAGAAGTGCTCCTGACTCAACACACATGCCTACCTTGCACAATAACCTGTCCAACCAACACAACATCATCCCACAGATAGTAACCAGATTATATAGacaaaaaattctcttttgaaactttattctttccaaagaatagcaataataatttgGACCAGAGAATACCACTATTTAATCAATTTAACCAAATCATACTCATatgattaatataaatatttaaaccaaTTCACTTTACATTTACATCATATATGTTAATCATCTTAAAATAAGGGAAAGGCTTAAAACACACAAAAGACAAGAAAGAATTCAATCAAAGGCAAAGTAATGACAGGGAGATGAACTTGGATTGATGCACCAATGGTATCTCACCACATTGGAAGAGGCCCATTTGATTAGCATTGAAAATACTTTGACAACCCTAGCAACGTCAGTTTCCACACCACACAAAAAAACAGCATACAGTGGGATGATGTAGACTCAAAAGGGAATTTGGTTGGACATCTACCCTCCCATGACCAATCGCACAAATTCCTCATAGTGGACATTGCCCTGCGAGTCCTCCTGACCTGCCATCAACTGCTCCACCTCCTCGTCTGTGAGCTTCTCACCTGCAGTGAAAGAGAAAAACAAGAGCTCTCATTAACCTCCAGAGAAAAGAAAACACATCACATTAGACCAAGGAAAAATACCCATGCTgctaaaagttgaaaaaaagaaCCAGTTAACTTCAAATTACTCTTGAAAATGCTATATATTTTAACGTTTTCACTGATGACTAAAATACATGACATTGAGAAGTACTGTTGATATAGAAGTTCAAGTTTATGCAGTCATGTTGTTGCATTGTACGTAACATTGTGAGTGCTGTCTCACTAAGTAAAcagatttcatttgaaaaagataTTTGCTTCCCACCTAGATAAAAGCGGATATTCTTGTAAATTTGGCTCAAACAATTATCATTTCTCCAACAATGCAGGAATAATTATTCTCAGGCCTCCTGATGGGCACAATAATTTTTGAAGAAGTGTCACCAACAACTGGTATTTTTAACAGTCGCTATAAAAATGAAGCTTCAACCAATGAAAACACAAGGGTAGTTCaatatccaaaaaaaatatagacatttgtgagaaaaagccattcaaaGTACACATATTCAAGCAGGTAGTGGATAGAATATGTTAAGTTCTCTCATTTAAAATATGGTGCCTGGCAATAATATTTTgtgtcaattattatttattttacttttaacccTTTAGGTCAGCACAAGAACTCGCAATATTGTGCACCCAATGttacaattgaaaattgataaatcaaCACAGAAACTGAAACAATACATAGATTATCAAAATGATTTGAATGCtatctttcaaaatttaaaattttataataactgacttctacaatttttttcttcctcagaaCAAAAAGAGTGAGTGTATTTTAACTCCAATGAAATTAAACCAATGCCATTTATGTAGCAGTACTTGAGGTAATATAGCAGTGATTGTACTTAATGAACTCAGAAATATATTgctaatgcaataaaataaaagaaagatgtcaatatattattaaatcatgttaaaataaatcttggagtgtaggtcaatgtatgttatgcaaaaaaagttttagccaaaaaactaaaacttttaAACATACATTAACCTACACTAcaagaactattttaaaatgaattaaatgaggtcaagacaaggaaaaaaattattatattattattataagcattGACAATATAATAAGCAGGGAATACTAATTAAGGGTGCTGAGGATTccagaaaattacttttttctggCCTTTGGGAACATCATAGTCACGCTGGCATGCCTGCAGGCAATGCTTCAAACTTGAAGTGCTAGTTTTagtatttttgaaattacattaTGTAAACCATAAACTAGCACTTTTTGCAAGAGTATAAATGGATCTCCATTCACCTGTGATAATGGATTGCAGTCTAGACTAAGGCTTCATCTTACATCTTCTCATCAACATATCATCGTAGCCTCAGAATCGGCATGAAAGAATTCCACGAAGTCAATGTCAGCCAGCAGAAAGCATGTCAGGTTGCATCACTGTGCtggtgatctacatctacattcaacccagcaagctgcctaaaaaggcgtgtctccagtggctcccagcctagttcACTAACCATCTGCGTGACGCTATCTGTaagcctgtagcagtttttgatgaattgcACAGCCTTCCTTTTATGATCCTacccaaaaatcttcccacaacaagCTTGACAGACCccaacttcttcagggctctgccacaagtATTCCTTATAcatatgtgttccccacaataggttcgaagttatcataactcctacatacttcacttcatctgttgcttCCCACACTCACTTCCCCCTCTTTCCTGACTTGCCTCTCTCTCCTCATGCAACTCAACCACTTGAGTCATtgggaaaatctttttttttcaggaTCAGTTTAAAGGGTATCCAGTTAATCAAAGCAGACAAAATCATGCATAATTCTaagtttttcatggaaatttttacaaaattccaggttaatatTACGAGTTTACTGTGATAGATATGAATTCTAAAGAACCCGGAAtaacttcaatacttttaaaaaaaattatatttaaaaattattttacattcctAATTTAAAGACCCACACTTAGTAATacaaattttacacttaatttatgaaTGCCAAACTTGGCACCTCAAGAAAGccatcataatagggtggtttcctattatttttttattgtctaaatcgaaagattattactcctggagtacgtatttaacgcttttagattttttaaatgacgatatccatttttcacgagtaaatgaaaagtgaaaattttcaagcgcgcgaaaacgcgacgcgtaagtatgaatgccgggaaatctctccttgtgacgtatttctggttcccgctgccgccctgtgaggtgaccttgaggtgagttgagcgctgatacgacacaggctgctagcgggtagctgagtaccctgctggctggtagcacttggcttaaataagtattattaataccttatcaaatgaagaaaactttctgaccttagccagttttaagaagtgattattaagacatgtttccctgagctcagcgcctcatgcatgcattggtaccctcagacgatgtataactcctatcttctcgaatagaaactaggtccctgtgacgtcacgtggagtggcatcacatgggcaccaatctggcccttttcaaatgaggataaaaatgaaccattgccattcgtctaaaccggcatttcaaaaacgaaataatttgtatattatgaatatagtaatggtgggtaacgaatcgcaatcaatgcctttcgttttctttgatgaaggaaactaccctattgaaagaaAATGGATGTTGAATGGGTgcaacatttttttggaaatatagTTGGGCAATGAGGGGCCTTTTGAGGTGAGGAAAAGATCCTTACATGCTGGTGGGCCATTCATTCCACTAGATGCTTATGGCCCTAAAATAGTTGGCCTAAAGTCACTTTTTTCGACTTTTTGCAATGAAGTTATGAATGGTATATTCAGATTCTATAGGAAATAGTCTACAAAATGAGGTAGTACTTAAGTATTCACATCGATCAGTGGTCACATAACCCTGCCAAACACAGAGCTTCTGAGTGAAAATGACAGTCACATGAAATCGGTCAATTTTGAAGAGGTTCACCTACAAGGAGATCAGACTTAGACGATAAATATGTGTGTACTATTAGAAAAAGCTGTGTTGAAACTAACTTGACCAATGttttaaaaatagcattgaaaccgagttaaaaattgaaatacagaTTCAACAAAGTCACAGCACACCTGCGGGTAAAAtttggaaatacatatgtatataaacATTGGGGAAGCAAAGTGTATGTATGTCTCTCTTCCCCTTTGCCTTAGTGCCAGTCTGTCTTTGTAGCTGAGAAGAGAGGATTGATTTTTAACAGTGGGCTCAACCTCAAGGTTGATCCCTTGTATAAAGCATATATTGCTTTGACTAGCCTTGCCAAGATCTCCTATTCACTTCTCCCAATTACAATGAATTCAAACTTGTAAGAGCACCTTTGTCAGTAACAGAGCCTGATATTATGAATCACGATGAGCTTATAAGCAACTAAATTGACACAGGCCGACTAGGGTTGatacatattaaattaaatttgaaattctcttgaaGTACGATGCACTATtagacaataaattaaaatatgtatgtagttggaatatttacaacaacaatttaaaattattcactcCACAATTAATATGTTTGAGGGAATTTTCAATTAGTAGGATACCGATTGAAGGATGCACATGACTTAATGAACCAACAATCATTGATAAGTAATGGTGACTTTATGGAGGTCTTTCACCATAGGAGGATACATAATACCACATTACTTGTTTCACATCTTGAAACAAGGAACACCATGAAATAATCACCCTACTATGAAACCATTGCCAGGGAAATGATGTCCAAAGAGTAAGGTATGaaaaaagttcatattttttcttgagTTCAATAAATATAGGTcacttgtttgaaaaaaatatataccaatgGAACAATATAAGTGTCACAGAGGATGAGTGAGTCAAGATTACAGTTAAAATCTTGGTAAGAtcaaatatatgaaatttattttgtaaagcaATAAATGAGCAAGCTTAGAATAAGAATGAATTGAGAAGGGTAGAAAGAATAAGAGCGCAGTGACCGAAGGCAGCAGGAGCAGCAACTCACCAAGGGTCGTGAGCAGGTGTCTCAACTCAGCCGAAGAAATGTATCCATTCCCATCCTTATCAAAGTGGCGAAGGCCCTCAATGAAGTCATCTGCAGTGTCGTTGCTACGATTCTTCAGGATTGCTTGGTAGATAGGCAGGAACACTTCAAAGCTTATTCTCTCATCTGcaaaagtaaaaaatgcaaacCAACATGCATGAAATACATTAAAACATGTACATTTTTGAGCTATAATAATTTTAGAACTAGAAGTCTGATTGATAGTAATAGGTATTTAGATTGAAAGGGCAACAAATTTAATTGTGTGCATCATCGTTTCATAGACTAAG containing:
- the LOC124165214 gene encoding myosin-2 essential light chain isoform X1, producing MYEAPNKIMSSVEEFQEAFQLFDNRGDGKIQVTQIGDALRALGQNPTESDVKKFTHQHRPDERISFEVFLPIYQAILKNRSNDTADDFIEGLRHFDKDGNGYISSAELRHLLTTLGEKLTDEEVEQLMAGQEDSQGNVHYEEFVRLVMGG
- the LOC124165214 gene encoding myosin-2 essential light chain isoform X2 — encoded protein: MASYSDDQLAEFQEAFQLFDNRGDGKIQVTQIGDALRALGQNPTESDVKKFTHQHRPDERISFEVFLPIYQAILKNRSNDTADDFIEGLRHFDKDGNGYISSAELRHLLTTLGEKLTDEEVEQLMAGQEDSQGNVHYEEFVRLVMGG